In Solea senegalensis isolate Sse05_10M unplaced genomic scaffold, IFAPA_SoseM_1 scf7180000015837, whole genome shotgun sequence, one genomic interval encodes:
- the LOC122762610 gene encoding ubiquitin-conjugating enzyme E2 D3-like: MAYKRISKELTDLSRDPPTQCSAGPVGDDMFHWQATIMGPTDSPYQGGVFFLTIHFPTDYPFKPPKVSFTTRIYHPNINSNGSICLDILRSQWSPALTISKVLLSICSLLCDPNPDDPLVPEIARIYKTDPVRYNKTAQEWTRKYAM, encoded by the exons ATGGCGTATAAAAGAATTTCAAAG GAGCTCACCGATCTGTCCAGAGATCCTCCCACTCAGTGCTCAGCTGGACCCGTGGGCGACGACA tgtttcACTGGCAGGCGACGATCATGGGGCCT actgACAGTCCGTACCAGGGCGGAGTTTTTTTCCTCACTATTCATTTTCCTACAGATTATCCCTTCAAACCTCCCaag GTTTCCTTCACGACCAGAATTTATCATCCAAACATCAACAGTAACGGCAGCATCTGTCTGGACATCCTGAGATCTCAGTGGTCTCCAGCGTTAACCATCTCTAAAG TCCTTTTGTCCATTTGTTCTCTGTTATGTGACCCGAACCCTGATGACCCGCTAGTACCTGAGATCGCCCGCATCTACAAAACAGACCCGGTCAG GTACAACAAGACGGCTCAGGAATGGACTCGTAAATACGCCAtgtga